In Melopsittacus undulatus isolate bMelUnd1 chromosome 6, bMelUnd1.mat.Z, whole genome shotgun sequence, the following proteins share a genomic window:
- the AADAC gene encoding arylacetamide deacetylase — protein MGSKLLCLFLASVILAYYIYSPMPEDFEEPWKVMFISATLRTLKHLAEVTEYLGLQNYMEVLTLITNTEYVMPMSDENVTVTDTEFNNTTVRLYLPRKASDGLRRAVVYFHGGGWCLGQAGMKSYDRLTRRTSDMLNAVVVSVNYRLAPKYHFPIQFEDVYSVTKFFLQSSVLSQYGVDPDRVGVAGDSAGGNLAAAVAQQLLEDPEVKNKLKIQALLYPALQALDLNLPSYRENENKPILSKSLIIRFWSGYFTSDLSLREAMTSNRHVPVESSHLFQFVNWSNLLPEEMKKDHVYVSPTYGSSELAQKYPGFLDLRASPLLANDAQLQKLPRTYILTCQHDVLRDDGFMYARRLQRAGVPVTHDHAKDAFHGAITFVSFPAELAVGHRLFNRYIEWLNENL, from the exons ATGGGATCCAAGCTGCTGTGCCTCTTCCTCGCCTCTGTCATCCTTGCTTACTACATCTACAGTCCCATGCCAGAGGACTTTGAGGAGCCCTGGAAAGTGATGTTCATCTCGGCTACTCTCAGGACTCTCAAACACCTG GCTGAGGTTACTGAGTATCTGGGTCTGCAGAACTATATGGAAGTTTTGACGCTGATCACAAATACCGAATATGTCATGCCCATGTCTGATGAAAATGTCACTGTGACAGACACAGAGTTCAACAACACTACCGTCCGTCTGTACTTGCCCAGAAAGGCATCTGATGGGCTGAGGAGGGCAGTGGTTTACTTCCATGGTGGAGGATGGTGTCTGGGACAGGCAG GCATGAAATCCTACGATCGTCTGACAAGGCGGACTTCAGACATGTTAAATGCTGTCGTGGTATCAGTCAA ctacaggttggcaCCTAAATATCATTTTCCCATCCAGTTTGAAGATGTGTATTCGGTAACAAAGTTCTTCCTCCAGAGCAGTGTCCTCTCCCAGTATGGGGTGGACCCAGATCGGGTTGGTGTTGCAGGAGACAGTGCAGGTGGCAACTTAGCTGCAGCTGTGGCACAGCAG ctgtTGGAGGACCCTGAAGTCAAAAATAAACTCAAAATCCAAGCTTTGCTTTACCCTGCTCTTCAAGCCCTTGATCTGAATTTGCCATCTTACcgagaaaatgaaaacaagcccATTTTATCCAAGTCACTTATAATCAGGTTCTGGAGTGGGTATTTCACTTCAGATTTGTCTCTTAGGGAAGCAATGACCTCAAACAGGCATGTCCCAGTTGAATCGAGCCACTTGTTTCAGTTTGTAAACTGGAGCAACTTGCTGCCTGAGGAGATGAAGAAAGATCATGTCTATGTTAGTCCCACCTATGGCAGCTCCGAGCTTGCCCAGAAGTACCCAGGGTTTCTGGATCTGAGGGCATCCCCTCTGCTGGCAAATGATGcccagctgcagaagctgcccCGCACCTACATTCTCACCTGCCAGCATGATGTCTTACGGGATGATGGATTCATGTATGCCAGGCGCCTCCAGAGAGCAGGCGTTCCTGTCACGCATGACCATGCCAAGGATGCCTTTCATGGGGCAATAACGTTTGTCTCATTTCCAGCTGAATTAGCTGTAGGGCACCGCCTGTTTAACAGATATATTGAGTGGTTAAATGAGAATCTATGA